From Streptomyces mirabilis, a single genomic window includes:
- a CDS encoding multicopper oxidase family protein — MNSINRRSVLLAGLGVAGAGALAACSGSGSSSGSPALVSPNGAAVAAAEKKRTSTGTVRTVNLTAARAMLDLGAGLMANSWAFSGQTPGKELRLSVGDTLAAELSNQLPDKTTTSIHWHGIALRSDMDGVPPATQTSVRAGSNFTYRFITDAPGTYFFHPHVGVQLDRGLYAPLIVEDPKEPLSYDDEWVVVLDDWVDGVTGTPDEVYAELKQGMGGMDMGGMDMGSSSPSPSSSSSDMGDMGGMDMSNMSMKSGSSASPSASGGMSMKFMLTDSKSKLLGGDAGDVKYPYHLVNGRVPTDPAVYTSKAGKRIRLRIINAGGDTAYRVALGGHNLTITHTDGFPVQHQQVDALLVGMGERYDVLVTLADGVFPLVAVAEGKNASGMALVRTGSGSTPKPTVWPKELDGMIMTASQLKAADDVRLESRKTDRVHRIELTGGMDKYNWGINGKQFDMNNPTANPILVEQGQRVRLDFVNKTTMWHPMHLHGHTYQLGSTGPRKDTTIVLPKKTVSVFFDADNPGQWMMHCHNAYHGEAGMMALVAYQA, encoded by the coding sequence ATGAACAGCATCAACCGCCGCTCGGTCCTGCTGGCCGGACTCGGCGTTGCGGGCGCCGGCGCGCTCGCCGCCTGCAGTGGCTCCGGCAGCTCCAGCGGTTCGCCCGCCCTGGTCAGCCCCAACGGCGCGGCCGTCGCCGCTGCCGAGAAGAAGCGCACCAGTACGGGAACGGTGCGCACCGTGAACCTGACCGCCGCGCGCGCCATGCTCGACCTCGGCGCCGGCCTCATGGCCAACAGCTGGGCCTTCAGCGGCCAGACGCCGGGCAAGGAACTGCGGCTGTCCGTCGGCGACACCCTCGCCGCCGAACTGTCCAACCAGCTGCCGGACAAGACCACCACCTCCATCCACTGGCACGGAATCGCCCTGCGCAGCGACATGGACGGCGTCCCGCCCGCCACCCAGACCTCCGTGCGGGCCGGCAGCAACTTCACCTACCGCTTCATCACCGACGCCCCCGGCACCTACTTCTTCCACCCCCACGTCGGTGTCCAGCTCGACCGCGGCCTGTACGCCCCGCTGATCGTCGAGGACCCCAAGGAACCGCTGTCGTACGACGACGAGTGGGTCGTCGTCCTCGACGACTGGGTCGACGGCGTCACGGGCACCCCCGACGAGGTCTACGCCGAACTCAAGCAGGGCATGGGGGGCATGGACATGGGGGGCATGGACATGGGCAGCTCCAGCCCCAGTCCCAGCAGCTCCTCCAGTGACATGGGGGACATGGGCGGGATGGACATGAGCAACATGAGTATGAAGAGCGGGAGTTCGGCCTCGCCGTCCGCCTCCGGCGGCATGTCGATGAAGTTCATGCTCACAGATTCCAAAAGCAAGCTGCTCGGCGGCGACGCCGGTGACGTGAAGTACCCCTACCACTTGGTCAACGGACGGGTGCCGACGGACCCGGCCGTCTACACCAGCAAGGCGGGCAAGCGCATCCGCCTGCGCATCATCAACGCCGGCGGCGACACCGCGTACCGGGTGGCGCTCGGCGGCCACAACCTGACCATCACCCACACCGACGGCTTCCCGGTCCAGCACCAGCAGGTCGACGCCCTGCTGGTCGGCATGGGCGAGCGGTACGACGTCCTGGTCACCCTCGCGGACGGTGTCTTCCCGCTGGTGGCGGTCGCCGAGGGCAAGAACGCGAGCGGCATGGCGCTCGTCCGCACGGGTTCGGGAAGCACGCCGAAGCCGACCGTATGGCCGAAGGAACTGGACGGCATGATCATGACCGCCTCCCAGCTGAAGGCGGCGGACGACGTCCGCCTGGAGTCGAGGAAGACCGACCGGGTGCACCGCATCGAGCTGACCGGCGGCATGGACAAGTACAACTGGGGCATCAACGGCAAGCAGTTCGACATGAACAACCCCACCGCGAACCCCATCCTCGTCGAGCAGGGCCAGCGGGTCCGCCTCGACTTCGTCAACAAGACCACCATGTGGCACCCGATGCACCTGCACGGCCACACCTACCAGCTCGGCAGCACCGGCCCGCGCAAGGACACCACCATCGTGCTGCCGAAGAAGACCGTGTCCGTCTTCTTCGACGCCGACAACCCCGGACAGTGGATGATGCACTGCCACAACGCCTATCACGGTGAGGCGGGGATGATGGCGCTGGTGGCCTACCAGGCCTGA
- a CDS encoding M56 family metallopeptidase, translated as MTAAAALLGYASAIGFLAPPLMVRSDWPRRSPALAVATWHALTVSFTMALALAAYHLAVPAEHLHAGLTGLLHSCRLAAGPGSAPDPDTADGLAVALPVFVVLLPLGSFVFEVLRARRVRSRHRRVLDIVGRRSAALRATVVDHERPAAYCLPGYRSRVVVSDGALRLLSAGQLAAVLEHERAHIAGRHHLAMAASEAFARAFRWLPLARHAREQTSVLLEMIADDHALRSHPRDVLATALYEMATSGVPQGAFSAGGPGALLRLQRVLAPGRRPHRALSMTVAATVAAVPLLPLLIGCAPVIG; from the coding sequence GTGACCGCGGCCGCCGCGCTCCTGGGCTACGCGAGTGCGATCGGTTTCCTCGCGCCCCCGCTGATGGTGCGCAGCGACTGGCCGCGCCGCTCACCGGCGCTCGCCGTCGCCACCTGGCACGCGCTGACCGTGTCGTTCACGATGGCCCTCGCCCTGGCCGCGTACCACCTCGCCGTCCCGGCCGAGCACCTCCACGCGGGGTTGACCGGCCTTCTGCACTCCTGCCGGCTGGCCGCCGGGCCGGGGAGTGCCCCCGATCCCGACACCGCGGACGGGCTCGCCGTCGCCCTGCCCGTCTTTGTGGTGCTGCTCCCGCTCGGTTCCTTCGTTTTCGAGGTGCTGCGGGCGCGGCGGGTCCGCAGCCGTCACCGGCGCGTCCTTGACATCGTGGGCCGCCGCTCGGCTGCGCTGCGCGCGACCGTGGTGGATCACGAACGGCCCGCCGCCTACTGCCTGCCCGGGTACCGCTCCCGCGTCGTCGTCAGCGACGGCGCTCTGCGCCTGCTCTCCGCCGGACAGCTGGCCGCCGTGCTGGAACACGAGCGGGCCCACATCGCGGGCCGGCACCACCTGGCCATGGCCGCCTCGGAGGCGTTCGCCCGGGCGTTTCGGTGGCTGCCGCTGGCCCGGCACGCCAGGGAGCAGACCTCGGTGCTGCTCGAGATGATCGCCGACGACCACGCGCTGCGCAGCCACCCGCGTGACGTGCTCGCCACCGCCCTGTACGAGATGGCCACGTCCGGAGTACCTCAAGGCGCATTCTCCGCCGGCGGCCCCGGCGCCCTCCTGCGGCTCCAGCGGGTCCTGGCGCCCGGGCGGCGGCCTCACCGGGCACTTTCGATGACGGTGGCCGCGACGGTCGCGGCCGTTCCGCTGCTGCCTCTGCTGATCGGCTGCGCCCCTGTCATCGGCTGA
- a CDS encoding BlaI/MecI/CopY family transcriptional regulator, translating into MRRLGELEAEIMDRLWRWRRPATVRDIVDDINRTRPVAYTTVMTVANILQAKGWLLREQKEGRAWLYEPVRTREEYSAALMEDALSASEDRPVALGHFVGRMSPAELAALRKALRGAGRHADA; encoded by the coding sequence ATGCGACGGCTCGGGGAGTTGGAGGCGGAGATCATGGACCGTCTCTGGAGATGGAGGCGCCCGGCAACCGTGCGGGACATAGTCGACGACATCAACCGGACGCGGCCCGTCGCGTACACGACGGTGATGACCGTGGCCAACATCCTCCAGGCCAAGGGCTGGCTGCTGCGTGAGCAGAAGGAGGGCCGCGCCTGGCTGTACGAGCCGGTGCGCACGCGGGAGGAGTACTCCGCCGCCCTCATGGAGGACGCGCTCAGTGCCAGTGAGGACCGGCCCGTGGCGCTCGGCCACTTCGTCGGCAGGATGTCGCCCGCCGAACTCGCCGCGCTGCGCAAGGCCCTGCGCGGCGCGGGAAGGCACGCGGACGCGTGA